In bacterium, one DNA window encodes the following:
- a CDS encoding tripartite tricarboxylate transporter permease: MNPDIAQGFLQAAAPASLAATAIGCVLGLVVGMLPGMTISTGIIIVLPLTFVLDPVISIALMLGLYASGMTGGSFSAILLNIPGTPSASATAMDGYPMAAKGEAGRALGIAIIASFAGGLFSSFCLYLIAPQLAAVALKFHAADLFSLVFFGLSVICGFAAKSLVKGLLSGFIGLLIVTVGQDPIMGTARFTYGDSNMLAGIHFLTAMIGLFAIPQIVEGIFEGSTGQSPITSARRFGRLLPSFQDLKKIMRLPIPVGSLVGTFIGILPGAGGPIAAFISYDYTQKMSRDREGFGKGCVEGIAAPESANNAVAGGALIPMMTLGIPGDPVTAILIGALLVHGLAPGPLLFMEQGGFAYTVIFSFFWANIFNFIIAFTCIRLIVKVLATPRTVLLPVIAILCVVGSFALRNSFFDTFVMLFFGLLAIFMRWLEMPVVPLLLALVLGKQLEEHLRVALTASRGDVSVFFTSPISLIFLSLSLISIAWPFIYEQRNRRSAQD; this comes from the coding sequence CAGCACAGGGATCATCATTGTCCTTCCCCTGACCTTCGTTCTCGATCCGGTGATCTCCATCGCCCTGATGCTGGGCCTGTACGCCAGCGGCATGACGGGCGGCAGCTTCTCGGCGATTCTGCTCAACATCCCGGGAACGCCCTCCGCCTCGGCCACCGCGATGGACGGCTACCCCATGGCCGCAAAGGGAGAGGCGGGCCGGGCACTGGGAATCGCCATCATCGCCAGCTTCGCCGGCGGTCTCTTCAGCTCTTTTTGCCTGTACCTGATCGCCCCCCAGCTGGCGGCGGTCGCCCTGAAATTCCACGCGGCCGACCTTTTCAGCCTCGTCTTTTTCGGGCTGAGCGTCATCTGCGGCTTCGCCGCCAAATCGCTCGTCAAGGGACTTCTCTCCGGCTTCATCGGACTCCTCATCGTCACCGTGGGACAGGACCCCATCATGGGAACCGCGCGCTTCACCTACGGCGACTCGAACATGCTCGCGGGCATTCACTTCCTCACCGCCATGATCGGTCTGTTCGCCATCCCGCAAATCGTCGAGGGCATTTTCGAGGGTTCCACCGGACAGAGTCCGATCACATCCGCCAGGCGGTTCGGAAGGCTTCTCCCGAGCTTCCAGGATCTCAAAAAAATCATGCGGCTCCCGATTCCCGTCGGCTCCCTGGTCGGCACCTTCATCGGCATTCTCCCCGGCGCCGGCGGCCCCATCGCGGCCTTCATCAGCTACGACTACACCCAGAAGATGAGCCGGGACAGGGAAGGGTTCGGAAAGGGCTGCGTCGAGGGCATCGCCGCCCCCGAGTCCGCCAACAACGCCGTCGCCGGCGGCGCGCTGATCCCCATGATGACGCTCGGCATCCCGGGCGACCCGGTGACCGCCATCCTGATCGGCGCCCTCCTCGTCCACGGCCTTGCGCCGGGGCCGCTCCTTTTCATGGAACAGGGGGGCTTCGCCTACACCGTCATCTTTTCTTTTTTCTGGGCAAACATCTTCAACTTCATCATCGCCTTCACGTGCATCCGCCTGATCGTCAAGGTGCTGGCCACCCCGCGTACCGTTCTGCTTCCGGTCATCGCCATTTTGTGCGTCGTGGGCAGTTTTGCCCTCCGGAATTCTTTTTTTGATACCTTTGTGATGCTGTTTTTCGGCTTGTTGGCCATTTTCATGCGCTGGCTGGAGATGCCGGTGGTGCCGCTTCTCCTCGCGCTCGTCCTCGGAAAACAACTGGAAGAGCATCTTCGGGTCGCGCTGACTGCCTCACGGGGAGATGTCTCTGTCTTCTTTACTTCACCCATCAGCCTGATCTTCTTGTCCCTGTCCTTGATTTCCATCGCGTGGCCGTTTATCTACGAACAAAGGAACCGGAGGAGCGCGCAGGACTGA
- a CDS encoding Gfo/Idh/MocA family oxidoreductase, with the protein MSNGKVRVASLGMGWWSDVLADAVQRSDKIEIVSCYTRSPEKREAFARKYGCAAAGSYEEMLADPSIEAVINTTPNHVHLETVRAAAEAGKHVFLDKPIAHTIADGRKIADSCKRAGVVLSVGYQRRRENHFLWIKRAIEAGKFGILVQADANISRDRVGQFEEGHWRYRADAMPGGVMLQIGIHYIDVLCMLMGPIKAVSARTGQLVLPGENPDIANLIIEHENGACSNLTASYASASEYYLMNIYGKEATACYTLFDGLRVLWRGAEGPEAVPCEKNDTIREELDEFAACVRGEAAPGVSGDMAVESLAVIRAGVRSAKEGRRVEIAEILADDNE; encoded by the coding sequence ATGAGCAACGGAAAAGTCCGGGTCGCATCCCTGGGGATGGGGTGGTGGTCCGATGTCCTGGCGGACGCCGTGCAGCGATCGGACAAAATCGAGATCGTTTCCTGCTACACGCGATCCCCGGAAAAGCGCGAGGCCTTCGCCCGAAAATACGGATGCGCGGCGGCGGGGAGTTACGAGGAAATGCTCGCGGACCCTTCCATCGAGGCCGTCATCAACACCACCCCGAACCACGTCCACCTGGAGACGGTCCGGGCGGCCGCCGAGGCCGGCAAGCACGTCTTCCTCGACAAGCCCATCGCCCACACCATCGCCGACGGCCGGAAGATCGCCGATAGCTGCAAGCGGGCGGGCGTCGTCCTCTCGGTCGGCTACCAGCGTCGCCGGGAAAATCATTTTTTGTGGATCAAGCGCGCCATCGAAGCGGGAAAATTCGGCATCCTGGTCCAGGCCGATGCGAACATCAGCCGCGACCGCGTGGGGCAGTTCGAGGAAGGTCACTGGCGCTACCGGGCGGACGCCATGCCGGGCGGCGTGATGCTTCAGATCGGGATTCACTACATCGACGTGCTGTGCATGCTGATGGGTCCGATCAAGGCCGTCTCCGCGCGCACGGGCCAACTCGTCCTCCCGGGCGAGAACCCCGACATCGCCAACCTGATCATCGAGCACGAAAACGGCGCCTGCTCGAACCTCACGGCCAGCTACGCCTCGGCGTCGGAGTACTACCTGATGAACATCTACGGGAAAGAGGCGACTGCCTGCTACACGCTGTTCGACGGCCTGCGCGTCCTCTGGCGCGGCGCCGAGGGGCCCGAGGCCGTCCCCTGCGAGAAGAACGACACCATCCGCGAGGAGCTCGACGAGTTCGCCGCCTGCGTCCGCGGCGAAGCTGCCCCCGGGGTGAGCGGCGACATGGCGGTCGAATCGCTGGCCGTCATCCGGGCCGGGGTACGCTCTGCAAAAGAGGGCCGCCGGGTGGAGATCGCCGAGATACTGGCAGACGATAACGAATAA
- a CDS encoding alpha/beta hydrolase produces MPRIQAGELQLNYAEAGAGDAFLFIPGLMGLLNAWDFQLPHFSGRYRCLTFDHRGTGESDKPDDAYSTGLIAKDAIGLLDALGIEKAIVAGTSTGGCVLQNLALDYPDRIRCCIFSNTWTTADPYMRRLQTSRKQIARAYGTEEYIKFSSLWTCGATQFRHMYENLLELEKRQKETIAPVEVLCARLDMTLEHDRTGELDKIGKPSLIIAAKDDALTPPYFAEDLHRAIKGSKLVVLEEGGHYSYRRSHAEWNAAADAFLKEVEGKI; encoded by the coding sequence ATGCCGCGCATTCAGGCCGGAGAGCTGCAGCTCAACTATGCAGAAGCCGGAGCAGGCGACGCTTTTCTTTTCATCCCGGGCCTGATGGGCCTTCTGAACGCCTGGGATTTCCAGCTGCCGCATTTTTCCGGGCGCTACCGGTGCCTCACCTTCGACCACCGGGGGACGGGGGAGAGCGACAAGCCTGATGACGCCTACTCGACCGGCCTGATCGCAAAGGACGCCATCGGCCTCCTCGATGCGCTGGGCATCGAAAAAGCCATCGTCGCGGGAACTTCGACCGGCGGCTGCGTGCTGCAAAATCTCGCCCTCGACTACCCCGATCGAATCCGCTGCTGCATCTTCAGCAACACATGGACCACGGCCGACCCCTATATGCGGCGACTGCAAACCTCCCGGAAGCAGATTGCCCGGGCCTACGGGACGGAGGAGTACATCAAGTTCAGTTCGCTGTGGACGTGCGGGGCGACGCAGTTCCGGCACATGTACGAGAACCTGCTGGAGCTGGAAAAGCGCCAGAAGGAAACGATCGCCCCCGTAGAGGTTCTCTGCGCCCGCCTGGACATGACCCTGGAACACGACCGGACCGGCGAGCTCGACAAGATCGGCAAGCCCTCGCTCATCATCGCCGCCAAGGACGACGCCCTGACCCCGCCCTATTTCGCGGAAGACCTCCACAGGGCCATCAAGGGCTCGAAGCTGGTCGTTCTCGAAGAGGGAGGACACTACAGCTACCGGCGAAGCCACGCGGAGTGGAACGCCGCGGCGGACGCCTTCCTGAAAGAGGTGGAAGGGAAAATCTAG